The following coding sequences lie in one Flagellimonas eckloniae genomic window:
- a CDS encoding sterol desaturase family protein, with protein MKIALWILIFFGTFSVMEFMAWFTHKYVMHGFLWSLHKDHHKKDHDSWFERNDFFFIFYAVVSMSFIMVANNTAFWYGWPIGLGILAYGIAYFLVHDIFIHQRFKVFRNANNWYARGVRRAHKMHHKHLGKEDGECFGMLFVPFKYFKK; from the coding sequence ATGAAAATTGCACTTTGGATTCTTATCTTTTTTGGAACCTTTTCCGTGATGGAATTTATGGCATGGTTTACGCATAAATATGTAATGCATGGTTTTTTATGGAGTCTGCATAAAGATCACCATAAAAAAGACCATGATTCCTGGTTTGAGCGTAATGATTTCTTTTTTATTTTTTATGCAGTAGTGAGTATGTCATTTATTATGGTTGCCAACAATACAGCATTTTGGTATGGATGGCCAATTGGTCTTGGTATTTTAGCATATGGAATAGCATATTTTTTGGTACATGATATCTTCATCCATCAACGTTTTAAAGTATTTAGGAATGCCAATAATTGGTATGCCCGTGGAGTTAGGAGAGCCCATAAAATGCACCATAAACATTTGGGCAAAGAAGACGGGGAGTGTTTTGGAATGCTTTTCGTGCCCTTCAAATACTTTAAAAAATAA